In the Drosophila takahashii strain IR98-3 E-12201 chromosome 3R, DtakHiC1v2, whole genome shotgun sequence genome, one interval contains:
- the Non3 gene encoding ribosome production factor 2 homolog, producing the protein MSLLRIRKPKTRKGKKVLLAREPQLIESARTMLFLDGRKCGGNVKLCMKDLQTLKKPLVKILNRKNDITPFDDPSSLEFLTMKNDAALFSFGSTSKKRPDNIILGRIFENEVLDMFELGIKRYQAISEFKNEKIGACVKPCLVFNGPKWAQTEELRRLRNLFIDTFQREKVDSIRLQGIEHVLSFTVTDDMNILMRSYRILLKKSGQRTPRIELEEIGPSCDFAIRRTKIASEDLYKQSRKQPKQLKVGKKKNISTDALGNTKGRVHLGKQQTGSIQTRRVKALRKTPEEKKDTRQRKKVALKAAAAEALANAKANPFSS; encoded by the exons ATGTCGCTTTTACGCATCAG GAAACCCAAAACCCGCAAGGGAAAAAAGGTGCTGCTGGCCAGGGAGCCGCAACTGATTGAGTCCGCCCGCACAATGCTCTTTTTGGACGGACGGAAGTGCGGTGGCAACGTGAAGCTGTGCATGAAGGATCTGCAGACGCTGAAGAAGCCGCTGGTGAAGATTCTCAACCGCAAGAACGACATTACACCCTTTGACGATCCCTCCTCACTGGAGTT CTTAACCATGAAGAACGATGCCGCCCTGTTCTCGTTTGGTTCTACGTCTAAGAAACGCCCCGACAACATCATCCTGGGCAGGATCTTCGAGAACGAGGTGCTGGACATGTTTGAGCTGGGCATTAAGCGGTACCAGGCCATTTCCGAGTTCAAGAACGAGAAGATCGGCGCCTGCGTGAAGCCCTGCCTGGTATTCAACGGTCCCAAATGGGCGCAGACCGAGGAACTGAGGCGCCTACGCAACCTGTTCATCGACACTTTCCAGCGCGAGAAGGTGGACTCGATTCGCCTGCAGGGCATCGAGCATGTGCTCAGCTTCACCGTCACCGATGACATGAACATCCTGATGCGCTCCTACCGGATTCTGTTGAAGAAGTCCGGCCAGCGGACGCCGCGCATCGAGCTGGAGGAGATCGGACCGTCTTGCGACTTTGCCATTCGTCGCACCAAGATCGCCAGCGAGGATCTGTACAAGCAGTCGCGTAAGCAGCCCAAGCAGCTGAAGGTGGGCAAGAAGAAGAACATCAGCACCGACGCCCTGGGCAACACCAAGGGACGCGTCCATCTGGGCAAGCAGCAGACGGGCTCCATTCAAACGCGTCGCGTCAAGGCGCTGCGCAAGACGCCCGAGGAGAAGAAGGACACGCGTCAGCGCAAGAAGGTTGCCCTCAAGGCAGCCGCCGCCGAAGCCCTGGCAAATGCGAAGGCAAATCCATTCTCtagttag
- the mTerf5 gene encoding transcription termination factor 5, mitochondrial: protein MLRNGQNQAQLLARSLGQLARGMASSKRTTGKQEKPTTKLPKAPTIEMPAEEPLNANYLAKTLGSNYRAWTAALEKHPELKTVKRKDLLNSYDTLKSLEYSVDDIIAKPMIIYYGATTLANRHSVLQECGFHNVTIQTLAKYVTVVNKPIEVLKAHSYIPFDVKVAERLAAYFTDISLPVDLRELDSESITLKSLRQSLLNAYLRERLQMDDSDLQKLWRVYSRIRHKSFRAVQDTVELLTQELKFPAERLRKNSFLLYSEADNVRRILREIPTIDSQDIREIGFRRPKILMSTCDSLKQTLQYVHAFGISEDAVLRCLEVLTLGPETVLERLRDLQEIEEFQVLGTNPRVLRLVHYQNKARLRLDYLNQLRVRCASLHILSCGSEAFAKFARDGSDRTKGRDIVVYLSNVLSKDKQVLRNLLSRHPNWCHIPLLHVKQCLEYLRSKKFKLQEIFANIHLLLYPIKRIEEKMLLLQSPDAQEELQLPVADFDSLSNNEILTLILYLIESEFHFTGDGIWTEQHTHHVENFNNLLPDFPESLNKVYKYGVKPADKLVMQHL, encoded by the exons ATGCTGCGCAACGGCCAGAATCAAGCGCAACTGCTGGCCCGGAGCCTAGGGCAGTTGGCGCGGGGAATGGCCAGTTCGAAAAGGACCACCGGTAAGCAGGAGAAGCCTACTACAAAGCTGCCAAAGGCCCCGACAATTGAGATGCCGGCGGAGGAGCCCCTGAACGCCAACTATTTGGCCAAAACTCTGG GTAGCAACTACCGGGCCTGGACGGCTGCCCTGGAGAAGCACCCCGAACTGAAGACGGTGAAGCGCAAGGACCTGTTGAACTCCTACGACACGCTGAAATCCCTGGAGTACAGCGTGGACGACATCATAGCCAAGCCCATGATCATCTACTACGGAGCCACCACGCTGGCCAATCGGCACAGTGTCCTGCAGGAGTGTGGCTTCCACAACGTGACCATCCAAACGCTGGCGAAATATGTGACGGTGGTCAATAAACCTATAGAAGTGCTCAAGGCCCACAGTTACATCCCCTTCGATGTGAAGGTGGCGGAGCGTTTGGCGGCGTATTTCACCGACATCAGCCTGCCGGTGGATTTGCGGGAGCTGGACAGCGAAAGCATCACGCTAAAGAGCTTAAGGCAATCCCTGCTGAACGCCTATCTGCGCGAACGCCTCCAAATGGACGACAGTGATCTGCAGAAGCTGTGGCGCGTCTACTCGCGCATCCGCCACAAGAGCTTTCGCGCCGTCCAGGACACCGTCGAGCTGCTGACCCAGGAGCTCAAGTTTCCCGCCGAGCGGCTGAGGAAGAACAGCTTTCTGCTCTACTCGGAAGCGGATAATGTGCGACGCATCCTGCGCGAGATACCCACCATCGATTCGCAGGACATACGCGAAATCGGCTTCCGACGGCCCAAGATTCTGATGTCCACCTGCGATAGTTTGAAGCAAACCCTGCAGTATGTCCATGCGTTTGGGATTAGTGAGGATGCCGTCCTGCGCTGCCTGGAGGTGCTCACCCTCGGACCGGAAACTGTGCTGGAGCGACTCAGGGATCTGCAGGAGATCGAGGAGTTCCAGGTGCTGGGCACCAATCCGCGAGTACTGCGACTGGTGCACTACCAAAACAAGGCGCGACTGCGTCTGGATTATCTCAATCAGCTGAGGGTTCGATGCGCCTCCCTGCACATTCTCTCCTGCGGCTCAGAGGCCTTTGCCAA ATTTGCCAGAGATGGCTCGGATCGCACTAAAGGCCGCGATATAGTGGTCTACTTGAGTAACGTTCTGTCCAAAGATAAGCAGGTACTGCGCAATCTGCTCTCCCGCCATCCCAACTGGTGCCACATACCTTTGCTGCATGTGAAGCAATGCCTGGAGTACCTACGCAGCAAAAAGTTTAAGCTGCAAGAGATTTTTGCCAACATACACTTGCTTTTGTATCCCAT CAAACGCATTGAGGAAAAGATGCTGCTTTTGCAATCACCAGATGCCCAAGAAGAACTCCAGCTGCCAGTGGCGGATTTTGACTCGCTGAGCAACAACGAGATCCTCACCCTCATCCTCTACCTAATCGAATCAGAGTTTCACTTCACTGGCGACGGCATCTGGACGGAGCAGCACACACATCACGTGGAGAACTTCAATAATCTACTGCCCGACTTTCCCGAAAGCCTCAATAAGGTCTACAAATATGGCGTTAAGCCTGCCGATAAGCTGGTCATGCAGCATTTATAG
- the LOC108054258 gene encoding SRR1-like protein, with translation MSNSGEDFQVVTRKKWMARKCLRRRDRHKSESDYLIDCPDVNVEKFQPRLENLCTEMRQSDYFLVAIEALQQQVEGLKKPLERIVCLGLGPFSRTYHALHQAAFVIELQRHHKIKEALYFDPVFRDSEKELIRLFDGCIMSEDCAGKHEATVPTLYYLPHCPYALMHNILWSNWKRESLSNVLLISNSFEMLTMTPKSQDDHITRVVEHCRETPLEDDYEHHNVFNDLSLHTFPPESLPSTDDEAFWTRCAPLKVNEDELIVETEANFAALKLETE, from the exons ATGTCGAACTCTGGAGAGGATTTCCAGGTGGTTACGCGCAAGAAATGGATGGCCCGGAAGTGCCTTAGGCGGCGGGATCGCCACAAATCCGAGAGCGATTACCTAATCGACTGTCCAGACGTGAATGTGGAGAAATTTCAGCC GCGACTAGAGAATTTGTGCACGGAGATGCGTCAGAGCGACTACTTCCTGGTGGCCATTGAGGCACTGCAACAGCAGGTGGAAGGCCTTAAGAAGCCGCTGGAACGGATTGTCTGCCTGGGACTGGGACCATTCTCCCGCACCTACCATGCCCTTCATCAGGCGGCCTTTGTGATTGAACTGCAGCGGCACCACAAGATCAAGGAGGCCCTCTACTTCGATCCCGTCTTTAGGGACAGCGAAAAGGAACTAATCCGGCTGTTCGACGGCTGCATAATGAGCGAGGACTGTGCGGGCAAACACGAGGCGACAGTGCCCACGCTCTATTATCTGCCACACTGTCCCTACGCCCTGATGCACAACATCTTGTGGTCCAACTGGAAGCGGGAGAGCCTGTCCAATGTTTTACTCATCTCGAACAGCTTCGAAATGCTTACGATGACGCCGAAAAGCCAGGATGACCACATAACACGGGTAGTCGAACATTGCAGAGAGACGCCGCTGGAGGACGACTACGAGCACCACAACGTATTCAATGACTTGTCGTTGCACACTTTCCCACCGGAATCCCTGCCATCTACCGATGATGAAGCTTTTTGGACACGATGCGCGCCCTTGAAGGTAAACGAGGATGAGCTGATCGTGGAAACGGAGGCGAACTTTGCCGCCCTGAAGTTGGAAACGGAATGA
- the LOC108054250 gene encoding coiled-coil domain-containing protein 174: MNDPNKAISVNLSSLLSLKAELLRKQHEVRVAKATQSSATDFRPTKSSGDKEESKDRGYKKVSGSSSDGVKVYEAEDQAQLDKSRRVLEAKSKFYDRMTRNGGALNSDDNCLVMFNRKKQEKADEEQPQSKYESRQRLSSSSSSSSGGDSSDDEHHQDDDEVEYIDCLGRTRKCLRKELKEAQRRDRQLAESMPERIDQTKANWMIDTKGSRDQENSHHTDNEDDGDSYIGPRPSESVFSEALSTMTKHDEQRLNWERKEVENVEKTDVHYQDVFFDEARTHGAGYYAFSTDEEERRKQQAELEQARKATTAEQTRRNEMRAKRDRLVADRVLAAKNRIRARNGLPPISKEEYEQEEQRKKDESAAETAEREREEQERKEAIEKKKAKEEAELEELRKEHVRDWDKDKPGVSKRRDSDDDETPEEWRYKSERQPMSQEEWNEKQRAKRHTEFAPMPEAVPLKRSNFSSMPPPPSSEWHNNQEPEFHNFHSTRQEKKFQRRNYSSYNNDTNVGEPSTSTRGAAIPPPPGLNDSAPPPPAKRPKSQAELERSIEAGLRFLRDNCDKGVMGNKATWTAKADY; encoded by the coding sequence ATGAACGACCCAAACAAAGCCATCAGCGTGAATTTATCCTCGCTGCTCAGCCTGAAGGCGGAACTCCTAAGGAAACAGCATGAGGTCAGGGTGGCCAAGGCGACGCAGTCATCCGCCACCGACTTCCGGCCCACCAAGAGCAGCGGCGACAAGGAGGAGTCCAAGGATCGGGGCTACAAGAAGGTGAGCGGGAGCAGCAGCGATGGCGTCAAGGTGTACGAGGCGGAGGACCAGGCGCAGCTTGACAAGTCACGACGCGTCCTGGAGGCCAAGAGCAAGTTCTACGACCGGATGACTCGCAATGGCGGCGCCCTGAACTCCGACGACAACTGCCTCGTGATGTTCAACCGCAAGAAGCAGGAGAAGGCGGACGAGGAGCAACCGCAGTCGAAGTACGAATCCCGCCAGAGgctgagcagcagcagcagtagcagcagcggCGGGGATTCCAGCGATGACGAACATCATCAGGACGATGACGAGGTGGAGTACATTGATTGCCTGGGTCGCACCAGAAAGTGCCTGAGGAAGGAGCTAAAGGAGGCCCAGCGACGCGACCGCCAATTGGCTGAGAGCATGCCGGAGCGCATAGATCAGACCAAGGCCAACTGGATGATAGACACCAAAGGCAGTCGCGATCAGGAGAATAGCCACCATACCGACAACGAAGACGATGGTGACTCCTACATTGGACCACGGCCCTCGGAGAGCGTCTTCAGCGAGGCCCTGTCCACAATGACCAAGCACGACGAGCAGCGCTTGAACTGGGAGCGCAAGGAGGTGGAGAATGTGGAAAAGACCGATGTCCATTACCAGGACGTCTTCTTCGACGAGGCGCGCACCCACGGCGCCGGTTACTATGCCTTCTCCACGGACGAGGAGGAGCGCAGGAAGCAGCAGGCGGAACTGGAGCAGGCCCGCAAGGCCACGACAGCGGAGCAAACGCGGCGGAATGAGATGCGCGCCAAGCGAGACAGACTCGTAGCCGATCGCGTGCTGGCCGCCAAGAACAGGATTCGAGCACGCAACGGCCTGCCACCGATCAGCAAGGAGGAGTACGAGCAGGAAGAGCAGCGCAAGAAGGACGAATCAGCGGCAGAAACCGCAGAACGAGAGCGCGAGGAGCAGGAAAGGAAGGAAGCcatagaaaaaaagaaagccaaGGAGGAGGCCGAACTGGAGGAACTGCGAAAGGAGCATGTACGTGATTGGGATAAAGACAAGCCCGGTGTGTCCAAGCGAAGGGACTCAGATGACGACGAAACACCTGAGGAGTGGAGGTACAAAAGCGAACGGCAGCCCATGTCCCAGGAGGAGTGGAACGAGAAGCAGCGGGCAAAGCGGCACACGGAGTTTGCTCCCATGCCAGAGGCGGTTCCCCTCAAGCGCAGCAACTTCAGCAGCATGCCACCGCCGCCGTCTTCCGAGTGGCATAACAACCAGGAGCCGGAGTTCCACAACTTCCATAGCACCAGGCAGGAGAAGAAGTTCCAGCGGCGCAACTATAGCAGTTACAATAATGACACTAACGTTGGAGAACCCAGCACATCCACTCGTGGTGCTGCTATTCCCCCGCCTCCTGGTTTAAATGACTCcgctccaccaccaccagcgaAACGTCCCAAGTCGCAGGCCGAACTCGAGCGTTCCATCGAAGCTGGCCTGAGATTCCTGCGCGACAACTGCGACAAGGGCGTCATGGGCAACAAGGCCACGTGGACGGCCAAGGCGGACTATTAA